A window of Ammospiza caudacuta isolate bAmmCau1 chromosome 13, bAmmCau1.pri, whole genome shotgun sequence genomic DNA:
TTGTAGATTATCGATACTGCAGTCCGTAATAGAACTGGCAAGAGTTGTATTGaattgattcttttttttttttccacttcagcACATCCCCAAGCAGGCATTGACTGCTCTATCTACAAAACTGTCCCTTGGTTTCATGTTCCCCAGGGAGTTGTAACATCCTGTCATCATATGCTCAAGGAAACACCTATTGGAGACCTAATTAGGCAATTTTTTTATGGATCCGTTGAGCTTTTGCACTTCCTTCTGGTCTGTTATTTTAACATAGTAAAAGTCAAATTGACCTGTATTCTGCAGCACTGCTACACCTTTCACCAGGAAGGCTGTCAGCCTGTAAGTTGGAATATAGGGCTTGCAGTCTGTCCTCACTTCACAGATCCCAAACACAACGTTCTGTTTATGCTTGGCACTGCTGTAAACAGGAATCTTTCTGGTCTGCTGAATGATTATGTAAATAGGGCTTTTATAAAGCATTTTAAGCACCCAGTAGAACAGAATAACTTCtttagagatttttcttttctaacgGTAATTACATAATTGGATAGGTTTTAGGTTAATTTTTTCCTATCTGATGCATGGAAGCCAGAGTCGCTTTTGAGAATTTTTACTCAAGGATCCTAAAAATcatccagaaaaacaaatctgCCAGGCTCCCCCCTATTATCAACATCCCAAAATGCCTTTGGCACTGTGTAAATGCCAAGCATTTGTTATTTGGCACTTGACTTGTCCCTTATTTCTTTGAACTCAAACATGTTGCATAAGATTGGTGAAGTTATGCTGAGCTAAtaattgaaacaaaacaaaaaacccccaaatcctcccttgATCCAAcctttccattttccatctaaatacaataaatataatAAGTCTTTAATTGTTGTGAGAAAAACTCAATCTGCTTTAAACTTCTAGTAAGTGTTACCTAAACTTCCAATatgttttgtcttttgtttctgCAGGTTTCTGTTTTGCCTCTGGAGAGTTTCATTATGGCAGCCCCCAGTGAACAATGACATCCTTCAACAAATACAGATGCCAAAAAGCCAGGCAAAAACAGTGGCCTTGTTTCATTTTTACCCCAACACAGTGAAATGGTGCTCTTAAAGTTTTGTTATTGACTCTCACTGGAAAGAAACCCAACAATCTCCTGACCAgaccttttttccccatccctctccctgtGTTTTTATGGATGCTTGACACAGTGACATCATGTAGTAGGCCCTGAAGTGTTGTCATAACTGAGTTGCAATGGTTTTATACACTTCTCCATTTCCCAACAGCTTTCTGTCAGTTCTGCATTCTTTTTCCTGGGGCCTGATTTTCCCATGTTACTGGCTAGCAGACAGGCTCGTGGGCTCTTTTGTTCCAACCACCTATGAAAAACGTCAAAGAGCAGATGACCCATGCTATTTCCACGCACTCTGCATCATTATCACCACTCCCATCTACCTGGCACTCCTGGTGGCCTCTCTTCCTTTTGCTCTGATTGGCTTCTTGCTCTGGTcccctctgcagtcagccagaagGCCCTACATCTACTCCAGGCTGAAAGACAAGAACCACGCCAATGGAGCCACACTGCTCACTGAATGGaaggcagcagggagtgggaaaAGCTTCTGCTTTGGCAGCGCCAACGTTTGCCTGCTGCCCGATTCTCTGGCAAGATTTAATAACGTTTTCAATACACAGGCCAGGGCTAAGGAGATCGGCCGGAGGATCCGAAATGGGGCGAGCAGGCCACAGATTAAAATATACATAGATTCTCCTACCAACACATCCATCAGTGCAGCGAGTTTCAGCAGCCTGGTCTCCCCCCAGGCTGGAGATAACCGCACTGTGAATGCTGGCATCAAAAGGACAACATCAATGGAGTACAAAGGAGACAACTGTGGCTCAAACAATGGTGAGGAGAACAGAGAAGATAAAGGTGGGAGTGGAGAGCCACACGAGGGAGAAGAAAACACTTGCATTGTCCGTATCAACGGAGAGGAGAACGGCCACATGTCAGACACAGAAGCAGACACCGTCAACGGCCAGGCTCACGCCAGTGGCCCAGCCGAGCCCTCACTGGAAGGTGATGCAGAGGTGTCAAAAACACCAAACCACAAACAGAAGGAAGGAGATTCTGGGAGTCTAGacagctgctctgcctcacGAGAGTCCCTAGTCAAAGTCCGTGTTGGAGATGGCACAGTGGACCAAAGCACTGTCAACAACAAGCTCCTCTACAAAGCTTCAATCATGAAGAAGACTTCAGTGCggaaaaagaaacacacagatGAGACCTTTGATCATGAGATCTCTGCTTTCTTCCCTGCCAACCTGGACTTTCTGTGCTTGCAGGAAGTGTTTGACAAAAGAGCTGCggaaaaattgaaagagcaGCTCCATCACTATTTTGAATACATCGTCTATGATGTTGGGGTCtacagctgccacagctgctgtagCTTTAAGTTTGTGAACAGTGGTCTACTTTTTGCCAGCCGCTATCCTGTTATGGATGCTGCCTATCACTGTTACCCCAATGGAAGAGGAATGGACTCCTTGGCTTCCAAGGGAGCCTTGTTTCTCAAGGTAAGAGCCTTTTTGAAGCTGTAAGGATTGACTCTGTGTAAGTGGCAAGTtataaaattacattattttcgTATTTCTTTAGACAGCAACAGAGGCAATATTCAGATTTAGCTTTCCTGATATAACCTAATGGGCTATAGATGTAATCTTTATAGGATTTGTAGCCTGAATATTGTGTTAAATTGATGGATGTGTCTGAAACAATGAGGGACTTTTGGAGGTAGAACTCAAGTATAATTTCAAGACTCAAAATTTGAAGCGATTTTCATgatattttaattcatttctTTACGGAAATCTCTGTAAGATCTCTGCATAAATTCTATGCCTCATAACATGAGTACAGTACAGTGAGCATCACTTTTGGAAACCAGCTTGTGCTCATTGTGTGTTTGTCTGGCAATCAAAAGACAACCAAATGTCTAAATGCCAGTATAATAAAACTGAAAGAATTGCAGTGAAAGGTATGGCTACTCTGCTCTCTTGCTTGCAAAAGAATTAGTAAGGAGAGATATGAAGAGGAATAAACAAGACAAACATgcctgggacactggggagcaCAAAGCTTTTTTGCGTTATTAACACAGTTTACATAAATTAACTGATGGTAGAGAGAACAGGAAGCCTGGGGTTGTATGTCTATAAATCATGAAAAACAGAAAGTCTGCATTTGCTTTTCCAAGACCTAGTGGCTGTTCATGCTTAACTCTTGGGATTATCTGGCTGTGCTCTTTCTAAACTGGAAAGTGGGATTTTCTAATTTGTGAATTATCAAGAACCAAAAATTTCTGCCAGAGATCCAAGTCTGTAGACCCAAACCTAGAAAGATCTGAAAATGTCCAAAATGCTGAATTTCAGATTTTGTGATTTAGTCACAGTTTGGAATGAGTTTCACTAACTAAATCCTGAACTTCTTTTCTAACATTGACAAAGTACATCAGATGCTCAAATTATATGTATTTTCTAGTCACAAGTCTTCAACAAAAGACATTAATAGCCATTAAGAATATGGATTGTCAATAAGGATCAGTGAGAGGCTTTGTACTCCATTTGTGGTTTTTAACCAAATCAAAAACTTTTGGTACCATGGCTTGTGtaagaaaacccccaaatattAGAATTTTGGTTCTGATAATAGTTCAGTATTTCATGTACATTGACACAAACAAAAGCCAATCCCTATTTGAATACAGGTTTCCAAAAACTGGGTCTAAGCTCTCTATGTTGCACTCTTATGTGTTTATAAACAgcaacaatttattttttcatcacAAAttgctgcaagaaaaaaataaacatggaTCTTGGGCAGTATAAATATTTCTCGGGTCACAAAGACTACCCTTGAACATATGCATATATTGGGGATTAAGAGATTAAAACCAATCTGTTTGTAACTGCCCATTGCTGAGTCATTGATTTGCCACCCTGCTAGGCAGGCTGCAATGTCTCCATTTCTCTTGCAGAAAATTAAGCCTCTTTTCAAGATTCCACTGGGAAGATGAACTTAATTATGGAACCAAGTTGTTAAATAATGTTACAGTTGAGCAGGGAATAGAGCCAATTATTATAAAGTTCCAAAGATGACTCCATTCTTTTGAACATAACAGAGTTCTGCCCAGCCATAAGACTGTTTTTCCTCCTGTCTATGTCATTCTGATGTACTTTTTTCatacctgaaatatttttcattctaaGTCTATTTTAACATGAATTTACTTTCTCTCTTAATTGTACATTAAATGACCAGTTGTACATATTTCATTTCTTTGATGACAGCAACAACATAGAGTAGGAATAATTGTttaattttgtctttgaaataaAGTAGGTTTAGAGGCTGTCTTTCTTGATGTGGTGCTTAGTCAGCAGCTGGGTGGGTGCGGACTCCAGAGACAAAAACTACATGCAGGAAGTGAAAGCCTGGTTTGTTTTTGAAGTCAGCAGGAATCAGTGCAGTGAGTTCAGAAGCCTGGGGCTGTTCTGCTGGGCAGCAGAAGCTGGCAGAGGGTACCAGAGCTCTGGGTGCCGGCGCTGTTGTGGCCAGCACTCTGCCATCCCCAGGGACAGCTCATCTCCCTGATTCCAGGTGGGACTTTTACTGGCCCTTACAGATTTCTGAATGTCCATAATACCAGCCAGTCCTACACAgagtttctctgcttttaaagaaagaaagagagccTTGCAGAACAGGGGTGTCCCGACTGCTTCCCCCTCCACAGGGGCGTGGAGCTGAGCCTCTGTCCTGCGCAAACCCTGGTTTTTAAATTCCTGACTCCTGTGGAATGCAGTGTCCCCATTTCTGATGTAGAAAAGGCATCAATTGAGTTTTGTTTTGGAAAGATATTTGTGAAGACTGTTCCCCTTGCACAGCTTCCATCTCTGAGTAAGGGAGCAGTTGCTCTCTGTGTTGATCAGAAGCGAAAAGTTGTGCAAAGCAATTGAAGGGAGAAGGCTCATATGTTTGAAAATATGGATAAAACCAGTTAATATTTCCATTCATGGGGAGGATGAAGCCTTGATTCCAATTATTTGGAACCTTAAGAAACACCCAATATCTTAATTCAGAAGAATGTTCAGAGAAAGAATCTGATTGGTTTTTAGTGTGATTGTCTCCTTATTACAAATAGAACTATTAGAGAGATAAATTAAAGGTCTCAGaactaaatatttaaaaaaagttgaaataatttgaaaatgaCAAAACTGCTTTGAGGGACTCTGACACAAAACAGATCCCTACTGCCCTGGTTCAAGTGTTTtgcacattttttcattttagaataGGTTCTGTTTCCCAtgaataagaaattattttccattgcCCTTGTCTTCCCTACCCTGTCTTCACTATCTAGATTGTAAAGTTCAGGTGGAGATTTGGAAGGATTTGAGAGATTTGCTTAGTCATACGAAATTATTTTACCTGAGAGACTTACAGAGCTCAAGGATTATTATTAGTAGCTGTAATAACAATCAGCTCTTACCCACTGCTTTTCATTCCTATGTCTCAGGGTGCACAATGAAGAAAGGTCAATATCTGCTTAACAGAAGGAGAAACTAAAGTACAGGAAGGTAAAGTGATTTGATTGTGGCTTAACACCCAGGGTAGCACAACCAAGGAGCCAAGTTGGAAGTAAATTACAGAGGCTTTTAGCACAGTTTCATGCTACCCAACAGCTACCTGGAGAAGGAAGtctgcctctgctctcctcctAAGGAGTCTGCCACaaaaggtgctgctgctggcattttccAACAGAGACCAGACTGGTTTTTCCATCTGTAGAGGCTTTCCAGGGCAGGATGAAGACACGAGGATGATGTGGTTGTGAGGAGCCATTGCGTGAAGTCCATTTTCTGCAAAGAGGACTGATTTGCATTTGGCACTTGGAGCTCTTCAAACTCTACCAGTGCTTTTGTGCTCCAATCTGAGGGTCTCATTGGCATgtaagaaaaacacaaaaaaatagcATATATGAAGGGGGGAAATGTCACAGCCAAATGACAGTTTCATGTCTGAAGTGTTAAACCATTGTTCCTAGTTGCCATAAAGACTCAGAGGAGAAGTTAACAAATACATAAATCAGCCAATCCATTTTCATACTTTGGCAGCCTGGACCCTTGGGAGACTCTGCTGAGACTCTCTGTTCCAGCCTGGCATTTCACATTCATTTAAAATGCTGAAGAGAAGAGCCCTGCAGTCACTTTGTAGTTTTATAACTTCcattgtctctgctgctgctcagctgcagacagaggtgggaagggggcctggcacagcccctgtgctggtGGCTGGCACTGAAAAGCTGGCTTGGACAGGTCTGTCTGGAGCATGGTGCACatttcagcagcctcagctcctctgcagctgcagctttggcTCACACATGATGGTAATGCACTGTAGTTTTGATGGATTTAAAAGGCAGttataaaatatacataattTTCAGAAACTGGATGTTGATTTTACAAATCAGCATTGTCAAATCAAGTTTAAAAGGTGTCAATGAGTGCTGAGCAGAAATTGTGTAATGCATCACCTGTCTGTAATTTACTAGATGGTTTCAAAATGTCAACATCCCTCTTTAGACAGAGGATTTAGTGTGGAGCCTTGGTtaccctgtgccagggatgcTGTGTGAGTTTTGGACAGTAGTGCAACAAAACTGGAAAGCATCCTTAACTTGACCTGGTGAGCTTGTCCACATTTTTCCAGTGTAGCAATCTAACAAAAACTcactttggggggaaaatttcACCTCTCTTATCCTTAAATTGTAATATTTGTAACAATAATGTAAATCTAAGCTAACCAAGAGATGTAGATGCACAGCCTCAGTGAAAGAGGCATCATTCTCAAAATGGCTGTTGACTGAGAGAGAGGTTTTGGAGCCTTCTTGCTCCCAATGGGACTGGGGGATACAGATGGTGTGTAGAAGGCTGTGCTTCCTACTGTTCCTAGCAGGAAACTATTCTGGGGTTTGGCATCTGCCAAAAGAGTCAATTTTAGCAAAAATAAGAATTCTAAGTTAAAACAGAGTATGTGAGCATAATGTAAAGACTGCTTTCTGATGTGGGAAGTTAGAACAGTTAATAGTATTCTTcaaaatcaaaaggaaaaagaatgtCTTGTGGATTTTGCTAGATTTCTGGAAGAAGTTGTgcttaattaatattaattccTAAGGTTATTAACAGATTTACTTTTCAAATTCTCTGAAAATGAAGGCTGTTCTCAGGGAGTACAGTAATTGTGCTGAGAACGTGTCATTATTCATTGCTTAAAGGAAACCTAGCAACCTTTGCTCTGTGTGCAAAGCTCAACTTGTTTTCCAAAGAGCTGATATGGTGGTAACAGATGGtagaaggagcagcagctctgattGCAAAACTGTTTTGAAGCAcaatttttactgttttctcCTCTCAAGGAGCCTGATTTGTGTGAGAAAATGAGGGTTCCCTGAATTCACCTCTGTGATTCTCCTTTTTGATATTTCTGATGCAGATGCATTTCACCTGGGTGATTTAAGCTGCCTTTGCAtgtgagctgtgcctggagtgtaggggcagctgctgcagttccACATTGGGTTGAGGGGAAGATTCTGGACCTCAGGATTCCCCAGGAAAGGGGAATGGCTCCTTTCTGCCCCCAGAGCTTCCAGTTGTTAGATTTCCTTGTCCTTGATCAGTTGGCCAGCACCTACAGTTATCCCAAGATGTATAAAAGAAATGTCTAGTGCTGCTCATGAATTTGTTTAGATGACTCTAAAGCTGTGCCATTTAAGGCAGGAGGGTAACCTAAACATTTTCCACATGCTGAGATTCTGCTGTAAAATGTCAATGCAGGAATTGGATGGAGTCCAATAAACTGAGactttcttaaaaaaagaacaaaaaaaagattCTACCATGGCACTGTACCATGTTCCTTCACTTTGATGTAATTAATGTTATTAATTATGGCCCTTTCCCCCTTCATTAATGGGGATAAATAAAAATTGTTATGCAGAATGAAATACAGATTTGAGAAAATGTGAGTCGTGGGCTTTCTCCTCTTCAGAAGAGGACGAGCCCTTCATTAGTGGCACCAATTTACAGCCACTTTCCCTCAAATATATGTTTAATGAAGCTTTGCCAAATAAATTCTCTGAGTTCATGGAACAGTAATTGTTGCACATGGCAGgtgggaaaaaataggaaataatcAAGTGAAAATGTAGCTAGAAAGAATTGCAGAGCACTAAACAATTTTGAGTTGACTCCTATAACATTTTAAACTTCTTtaatatacttttaaaaatgtttaatataACAATTAGGGATTTAACTAATGTGTCTTCTTTAGAAGCTGCTACATATTTCTGAAggcaaaaggcagagctgctaaAGGACAGAAATAAGATAGATGGTTTTGCACCATGTCTCAGCTAACCAAAAATACACCTTTCTTGGGAGTTATGACTAATCTAAGTCATCTCTGTGGGACAGGAATGTTTGAAGTGGGAATGGGAGTAGCTGCAAGTTTTCTTTGGCATCTTCTCTTAACAGAAACAGGAATGAGGACTGGGACAGTTTGGCTGTCCCAGTTAGGCTCTTAATGCTGCCTCTCCTGCTTGTTTTGAAAATTTgctgaaatgggaaaaaagtcCAGGAGAGGTTGATACAATTTGGAAGATTACAGAAATGTTGtactggaaagaaaacaaattttgttttccatttctttcttttcccttgccCTCTGCTAACTCATTATAATTGCATTGGGTTACATAATGGCATCCCCAGTGCAGGGGAAGAGGAGGCACAGAGCACATCCCAGGGCACCAGCCCGCAGTGGGTGTGGAAATGCCTCTCCTTGTGCACTGCACCTGCTTTATCCACAGCAATTCTCTGAATCTCAGCCTCTTTTTAAGGGAGCTTCCCTTGAACTTAAACAATAATGGCCACATATGGTAAGATGAATATTTCTGTGGGAGTCAGTCACTGTCACATCGACTGtaaattctgtttctgtgccCTGCACTTACTCTCTCTCTGAGGTGTTTTATTTCCAACACAAAGAGTTACTCAAGGCCCCTGTTCAGATGATGTTCTTTACAAATGCCATGTTCAAACTTCTGTTTTTAGGgagagatggttttgttttccctccccagagcaTGCAGAGTTTCTTTCAGCCTGGTTAGTTTTTCTCCATGGCATGACCATCATTAGTGTGGCTCCTGCCATGACTGTGAATTCCTTTCCTGGAGAGTTCTGTGCTTTGGTGACTTATCCTCCTCAGAAGAGCaatgcagggagcagcactaTGGTTACATTTATTTCATTGGCAAAATTGACACCTCCATGGTCACCTGAGTGGATGAAATGGAAGGTTTTGCTCATTTACAGCCCTACATGAGATTAAACTACACTGGTtgaggctggagctgagctgtggagATCCAAATTCACCTGAAGGAGTCTCAGTGCTACAAACAGGTTATTTAACTTTCCCAGCTCTGGCTTTATTTGCCACATGGAGATTCTGGGGTAACAGGCTTTGTGAAGAACTTTTGCCATGAGTATGCCAAAATTTTAGCTCTCATCTGGTTTGCATACCAGGATTTTCTTCCCCTGAAGGGAGAGGCAATCACATCTGCTTGGACTTTTATGTTAACAACTCCTTTGTTTTGGAGGGTAAACATTTaagaaactattttattttggatattttttgaATGGCTCCCTCCTGGCAATGTGAAGCTTCTAGAAAATGTCACTAAAGATTAAGTTCTCCTCATAAcaaatgttttgggttttgtatATATTCTTGGTCAATATTTGGGACTCTAGATTAGTTCTTGAATCAAGTGAGATTTCTCATGCACAGTTCAAATTTTTAATCATTAAAGAGCATTTCCTTCAGAGCACCTGATGATTTGCTGACACAGCCATGTCCTGTCTGAAGATGTTTTCCAAGGTGGTAGAGAAATGCCCCAGTACTGAAGTAGCATTCTCATGGGTTTTGTTCAAGAGTCTGTTGATGTTTTTCTTGACATCTACCATCCAGATGTGATAGAATTGTTTTGCACTGCTGGAACAGATGTGTGTAAATATAAACTCTTAAGAGACAAGGTATTTGTCAAGTTTGCAGCTTTGTATACTTACTGTGCCAGCATATGGGAAACATGAGATGTGCAAGATTTTCCAGTTAGCCTAGGAAATTCCCATGATGGCAAGCAGTGTGATTAAATTTCAAGTTATTTTCCCTTGCTGTAGCTCTAAAATTTCAGTTCTTGCTACTCATTAGGTTTTATTCCTGTGAACGAGAACCTTTCTGCCATAACCTTGCTGCCTTGATTTCTTCCATGAGCCATTTATTACCTGATCCCAGTCTCAGTGGAGGACAGAGCACACCTCAGCCATGTAGGACAAGCTTTTGCAAAAGAATTCTAGGAGTATTCCCAGccttgcacagcacagcacagtccCAGCGTGGTGTCTCTAACAGATTGAACTAATGTGCTGTGGCATTGAGATGAAATCTTTTAATAAAATCTACTTGATGTCAAGTACTTTGGTGTGCTTGACACAGCCAGtacttggaaaacaaaaattcagaGAGGTCAGTTTTGCACTTTCTTATATTTTTTGCAGGTAGGAGACAAATGTAAAtatgcagcagcagaaaatggcattttggaATCCAAACACACCCTTAGCAGGATTTCCCCCTTAAGGGAAAAAGTCTCTTTCCCATTTGTAATGAGATTTTTATAGCCCCCTCCCAAGAGCAAACAAAATGTAATGGTAAGAGGTATAACAGGGATCTGAATCCACTCTTAGCTTCTCAATGTTTGACTAATTTGATTATTGCAAATCTAGTGAGAATTGGAAtgaataaattttatatatttcagCATAATTGTTAAAAAGGCtaatttttaatgtgaaaatgaTATAACTGGATACTTTATTAAACCACAAATAGGTTCAGTGAGTTTTAATTTTACCTCTAGAGTTTAACAGGTTATCACATATCTTTTTCCTCCTGtgatcatttaaaaataaatattttaaaacattatatTGAGATATTTTCTTCCTGTACATTTCCATACACAAAGAGGAATGGTTAATGGCACAATCAAGACTGTACGGGGATTTTTAGAAAGCAGTGCCTGAAGAAGGATGGTTCAGTAAATGTGTTATTGACACACAGCTACCaatgcagagcagctgaggtgaGCTCAAGTCAGGCTTATGGTGACAGAGCCACTCTGGCTTATTTGTTTATATCTATTTCCTTTGTAAATGGGGCTGTAGATGTTTCTTCTGTGTTAAGCAGCTAAAATTGTATTTGTGAAGTGCTGACTTGGTGTGGTGGAAGCAGAACCTCCTGCCAAGGTCCACGTTGGAGGCTCAGCCTGGTCCTCCTGCCACGTCAGCAGcatccagcacagcctggaaaaTGCAACATCTGAAATTGCTCCTTGGCCACACAAAAGAATGCTTTCATGTAGAATTACAGGGCTTGTAATATTTCAGAGGTCAAGTAGGTTTTCTGTCTGCACAACCCACAATCCTTGTCCATCTGTGAAATACGAAATTAGACTGAATAAACAGACTTTTCTTGCTATTTTACTTCAGATTGTATTTAATTCAGTAATGCCTCCACTGTAGCTGGGAACTGACTAGGAGGATGCAAAGGTATTTATTTACTCTCCTAGTTGCTGTCACAAATATTTGCCTCCATTATGATTACACACCAAATATACTCAGTTTAGTGGTTGCCATCAGCACTGCCTCTCAAAAGAAACTACAAGCCCCTAAAAGTCAAAAAAGCTGGAGGAAATATGAAATCTGGGAAACAAGCTGCTTTGGATTCACTTCCACGCTGGCATTTTCCAAGGAAATTCTAATTATGCTAATGTCTTCAGCTCTTGCTTTtgagctttattttttaatcagagAGTGTTTATGAaagcccctctcctctccccatgGGACTGtgtgtcccagcagagccctggggcaccTTCCCCACGGGCatttgctgtgctcagcccctccacagagcacagccaggcttcATCCTGGACTATTTCTTATAATCCTTTGAGAGCAAAAGATCCCGAGTCCATCTCAGCACAGATGAGCACACAGGCTCACTGAAAAACACACATTTATTCCTGATTAATGGAAATCAGAATGATCCTGTGCACAAGCTGGGTGAGGAGTACAGGGCCTTGTCAGGCACTCCATTAAGGCTGCACAGGAAATTCTAAAGCCAGTTTGAGCTGACTCTTTTTCTCAATCGGGCTATAATTTATGTCTGGATGTTCAGCTTTTACAATTaaatcttttctgctttttgaatAGAAACACTGGGATGATTCCATCTGCTTTGGTCAATAAGGGGATTACAGGGAGCACATTCCTGCTCTAAGGCAGAACACTGTGTGCAGTGTTCTCCTTCCAGAGTGGGGACATTGGAAGGTGTGTGACACCCacacctctgctgcaggaaacaCAGCACATTTGCAGACAAGGGCAGTTTataatttaggggtttttttgatagCATTGAAGAGAAACCCTGATTTTGAATCGCTAAGTTTGGAAGAGATGGTTCATTCACGTGCCTGTCCTAGACAGCAGAGGAAATAAACTGTTTTCCACTTTTCTGCTGGAATGGCTTATGCTGCATTAAAAAGTTGGAGAGGAAGCTCCTAATGGTTGAGCAGTGCCTCTGCTGAGGTGtccaggcaggagggagaggtgtGAGCATTTTCCACcctctgaggctgctgcagccctgggagctcaggAGAATCCCCAACTTTAGAGGTGGAAGCTCCAGTGATTGCCTGAGCTTGCCTTGgctccctctgcctccctggagcaggtgaGCTGAGAGGGAACAGCACTCAGAACACCATCAATATCCATTTGTAAAACTGTCTGGAAAAGGACTGAACAGGCTGAGGACAGAATAATGCCAGTTGTTTATTACCTACTCCCCTGGCTGGCACAAGCCCTCAAAGTTAACAAGGCATTGTTAAGTACAAATGACTTCTAAATTCACTTACTTCAAAGCTGCCTTTTCAGTTATAAAATATATCAGCTGGTTCTTGAATAgctggaaaacaagaaaaccaaCCAAGCTGACAAAATTGTGGCCATATGAAATGGAGCTCTGCTTGTTATTTAGAGGTGTCAGATAAAATTTGAGCCCAGCCTTGTGAAGTAGAGTCATCTGTGCTGGTGTTTTCTGAGCCCTGGGTACAACTTTCCTCTGTGGGCATTTTCTTTAATTCATGCAGCGTTGCCACATAAACTGTCAACAAGAAAACCATAGACTCAAACTAGTTTCTTGCCACAATACAAAACTTATCCATTTTACATTTGGAATTTTGAATTGCAGCCAAATCCTGAACTGCCAAAATTACCAATAGAGTTCAAAACCTAGACCAGaacttgatttaaaaaaaatcagaaatttatTCTAAaccagaaatttattttaatttgcttgTGTGTCTATTTGCAAGTACATTTTTAAAGGATTGTAACTTAAGATATAGATGAGGAATTACATTCCAGCATCCTTGGAAGCCCTTCCTCTTCTGTGTGTAAGAACAGGAttccagaaaatgttttt
This region includes:
- the SMPD3 gene encoding sphingomyelin phosphodiesterase 3 encodes the protein MVLYTSPFPNSFLSVLHSFSWGLIFPCYWLADRLVGSFVPTTYEKRQRADDPCYFHALCIIITTPIYLALLVASLPFALIGFLLWSPLQSARRPYIYSRLKDKNHANGATLLTEWKAAGSGKSFCFGSANVCLLPDSLARFNNVFNTQARAKEIGRRIRNGASRPQIKIYIDSPTNTSISAASFSSLVSPQAGDNRTVNAGIKRTTSMEYKGDNCGSNNGEENREDKGGSGEPHEGEENTCIVRINGEENGHMSDTEADTVNGQAHASGPAEPSLEGDAEVSKTPNHKQKEGDSGSLDSCSASRESLVKVRVGDGTVDQSTVNNKLLYKASIMKKTSVRKKKHTDETFDHEISAFFPANLDFLCLQEVFDKRAAEKLKEQLHHYFEYIVYDVGVYSCHSCCSFKFVNSGLLFASRYPVMDAAYHCYPNGRGMDSLASKGALFLKVQVGSTPQDQRIVGYISCTHLQAIAGDTTVRCEQLDMLQDWLSEFRKSTSSSSTANPEELVAFDVLCGDLNFDNCSSEDKLEQQHSLFTHYKDPCRVGPGEDKPWAIGTLLDPEGLYDEEVCTPDNLQKVLESEEGRKGYLVYPTSKNHGSSQKGRKASLKGNGRRIDYMLYTEEGLYLEWKVEVEEFSFITQLAGLTDHLPVAMRLMVSTGEDDP